The Gammaproteobacteria bacterium sequence CAGTCCCTGGAACGCGACTATGAGTGCGCCCCGGAGAAAATAGAGTGTGTTTATGTCGGTATGAACACGCCAGGCCCCGTCGGCGCAACGGCAGGAATCAGCAACAACAGTAAGTCGATACTTTTTATTGGGTCTGACTGGGCCAGGAAAGGCGGCGACATACTGATACAGGCATTCTCTCAGGTGCTTGAGTCGCATCCGGACGCCACCCTGACTATCGTTGGCGCAAGGCCGCAGGTCAGCGTGCCAAACTGTCGCGTGCTGGGCAGGGTTCCGCTTGAACAAATAGACAAGCACTACAGCCGCGCGTCTTTGTTTTGCCTGCCGACGCTGCAGGAGCCTTTCGGCGTGGTCTTGCTGGAGGCGATGGCGCACGGGCTGCCCGTGATCGCAACGTCAATCGGTGCGGTGCCAGAAGTAGTCACCGCCGATACCGGCATACTCGTCCCACCCCACAATGTCGACGCCCTGACGGCTGCTCTGAACGAATTGCTTGCCGATCCTGACAGGGCGCGCAAACTTGGTGCCAGGGGCCAGCGCCTGGTAATAACGCGTTACAATTGGACCACTGTAGGCGCGGCTATCCGGCACGCCATCCTCGACGATAGCGAAGCTCCGCCAGCGGCTTCTGCCTCTGCTTAGGCGAGTCGCGCCGCCGCAGACCGTTTGCCTGTTTAAACCGCTTGACACCTCGGTGGCAGGACAGGCGTAATTCGTGGTCCCCAACGGGTAAAAACGGTCATGCTGAGTAATAATATCTGCCGGAATAGTCACAAACTTTTAACGTGCTGGCTTTGTTGCATAGTAGCTGCCGCGTCGCTAGTGGCTTGTGGCAGCTCCTCGGATGAGGATGCAAGTGAGCCGGACGCCTCCAGCCAGGCGAACGCAGCTTCTCCGGCCAATGACTCGGGTGATAACACAGGCGGTGATGACGAGACCGACCCCGCTTCAGATCCAGCGCCGGAGCCAGACCCTGATCCCGAACCTGACCCTGAACCGGGTCAGGATGTGCCCCCACCCGCCGCGCCCAGTCCGCCTGCGAGGGCCTTTCCAGGCGCCGAGGGATTCGGTGCGTTCAGCCGTGGAGGCCGCGGCGGGGAGGTATATATCGTTACCAATCTCGATGATTCGGGTACTGGCAGTCTGCGCTGGGCGCTGGACCAGGACGGCCCACGCACGATTGTCTTTGCAGTTAGCGGCATCATTGAGCTGAACAGTGAGCTGAATATCGACAAACCCTGGGTAACCCTGGCAGGACAGAGTTCGCCCGCCGGCATCACTATTTCCGGTGGCCGGCTCAAATTCAGCACCCACAATGTGATCGTACGAGGACTGCGGGTTCGCCCAGGCGACGATCCGGATGGCATGGAGCCGGAAAATCGCGATGGTTTCAGCATCGGGTCAACGGACCCGGTCAATAACATCATTATCGACCATTCTTCTTTTACATGGGCCGTCGATGAAAATGGTTCCAACTGGAACCCCAACGAGTACATAACCGTTCAGTGGTGCATCTTTGCCGAAGGTCTGCGTAACAGTATTCACCCGGAAGGTTCCCATAGCATGGGGTACATCATTGGACCCGGTTCTCGGTATATCTCACTACACCATAATGTTTTTGTCAGTAACGAGCATCGCAATCCAGCAATCAGAGATGGCCGGTCCATCGAGCTGATCAACAACGTCGGTTACAACTGGAAATCAGAGGGCATAGCAATCAGGTCCACCGGAAGCACCACATTGCACGCCATCAATAATCATTATGCCCATGGACCGGATACCACCTTGCGCCCGGCGTTTTATCTGCAAAGCAGCGAAACAGGCCAGCATCAGGTCTATTTGCGAGGCAATACGGATTCTGTTTATCGGCCGCTGGCAACCGAGGGCGATGAGTGGAGCGTTGCGCATAGCTGGACGCCGGAAATGCGTGTGGAGCGCAAAGTGTTTTCCGGTTCAGGGATAGATATCACTAAACCGAGGGATCTGCTGGAAGTGGTGTTACCCGCCGCAGGGGCGATATCCCCGCAGCGTGACTCCATCGATGCCCGAATTATCGGTAGCATTACTGCGAACAGCGGCAGTGTTATTGACTCACCCGCTGATGTGGGCGGATACGAGATTACGCCTGTGATTTCCGCGCCTCTGGATAGTGATCGGGACGGCATGTCGGACGCATGGGAGATAGAACAGCAATTGGACCCGGGCGATCGCAGCGATCGCAATAGCGATAACGACAACGACGGCTATACCGCCCTCGAAGAGTATCTGAACGGGCTGATCGGCTGACTGACAAACAGCCGCGTCAGCGGCCCGGTCGCGCAATCCGCATCATTTTCCGACCAAAACGCAGCAGGAACACGGCAAACGGACGAAGTGGTTCCCAGCGCAGGGCAATATAAGGCATCAGCTTTAGTCTGTGCAGTGGCGGGCAATCCCGCAGTGTCGTGTTTGCGTAGCCGTGCCGCCGTAGCATCGGCCCCAGTATCGTGTTCATCTTCCAGATCTGCTCGCGGGTGCGTTCCCGCTGCCAGGCTCCGATGCGCGTAGCATCGAGTCCCATCGTCGCCTTCGATTTCCACTCCGATTCCCATTCCGGCACCGCTGCCGTCTTGACCGAAGTATCCAGCATGCATGGCTCATAGTCAGTGTCGAGAAACCTGCAGATTTGTCGCAGCTCGACTTCCGGGTTATGCAACAGGTCCTCATACTTTACGATCAATTGACACCCGCTCCCGACGCGTTGCTGATTGCGCTCGACGTGGCGCATCTGCACCATCCAGTCACGACAAAACAGCAAGAATCGTCGCGGATTACCTGGTGCCGCCCAGGGCGCCTTGATCATGGAATTCACAACATCGCGCCCGTCTCTCACCAGGGCAACAATCCGGGCCCGCGGGAAATCATTCAGGATCGTTGCAACGTGTTCGTTGTGGCGCGGCGATTTCTCGCCAACCCTTGCCATACCGCGCTTGCGTGAGTAGCAATCCAGAAGCGCCCGCAGCAGGCCGGCCGGTGACCGGCCATACTGCTCGAGCAAGCCCGTCACTTCGACCGGGTCAAGTTGGAGATCGGCTATGCGCGGATGAGCCAGCGCGGTCGCAACCACCTGTTCGCACTCCTGTTGCCAGAAGGTTGCGTCAACCTTAGCGACAAACTCTGTATAGAACTGGGTCTCCGGCGGTATCGCCAGCAGCGGATGACGGTCCAGTAAAACAGCCAGCAGGGTTGTGCCGGATCGGGGCGCCCCGACGATGAAGAATGGTTCGGATTGGTTCTCGGTCATTGTTACGCGCGAGCGGAAACTCTGATCGCTTGTTCGGGCACGATTGTTCTCTGATAATGCATATAGCTCGTACCGGGTCGTCCTGCTGGCAGTTGGCGTCGCGGATTCCTGCTGGAAATTACCTGATGCGCAATGGCATTGCCATTCAGGCCGCGTGAGTATTGTTACAGGCATAAGAACGAATGGACAATCTCAAGAGATCGGCGACCCGGAGCGTCATATGGGCATATGCCTCGCGGTACTCGGGCAAGCTGCTGGTATTCGTCAGCACGCTCGTACTGGCTCGCCTGCTGCTGCAGGAAGATTTCGGCGTTGCCGGTTACGCGCTCGTAGTTATCGCCTTTCTGGAAACAATCAGCGGTCTTGGCATCGGGCCAGCGTTGATCTATCAACGCGACGAGCCGATTACTCGCGACACCGGGTTTTGGCTGGGGCTGGGAGCGGGCCTGACGCTGATGACGCTTACATGGCTCGGCGCGCCGCTGCTGGCAACCTTTTTTCAGGACCCGCGTGCTGCCGACGTTTCGCGTGTACTGGCACTGGCACTACCGCTGTCGGCGCTAGGTAACATTCACGTCGCCCTGCTCGAAAAGCATCTCCAGTTTGGCAAAAAGCTTATCCCCGAGCTCACCAATTCCGTCGTCAAGGTGCTTTTTTCAATTGGTTTTGCCCTTTTTGACTTCGGTGCCTGGAGCCTGATCTATGGACAGCTTGCCGGCACGGCAGCGGGTGTCGCCACTGTGTGGATCGTCAATCCGTGGCGGCCGTCAATGCGTTTCGAAGCCAGCGCCGCCCATAGCCTGCTGAACTATGGGACAAGAATCATCGCTGTCGGCATTCTGGGCTTTCTTGTCAGCAACATCGGTTTTTTCTTTGTCGGGCGTTTTATGAGTGCCGCGATCGTTGGTGTCTATGTGCTGGCACTGCGTATCCCTACTGTTCTCATCAAGGAGTCAGCACAGGTTATCAATAACGTGCTGTTCCCTGTCTTTACCAAGATCAAGGATGACACCGCAAAACTTGGTCGCGGCTATCTTTCGGTGATGCGCTATTTCGCACTGCTCACCGTGCCGCTTGGTCTCGGGCTGGCTGCGGTAGCCGAACCCTTTGTATTGTCACTACTGACCGACAAATGGGCTGAGATGATACCGGTAATCCGCCTCGCGGCCATCTACGTGATGCTGTTGTCGCTCGGCTTTAATGCGGGCACAGTGTTCAAGGCCGTCGGCAGACCTGGACTGATCATCCGACTATCCCTCCTGCGCCTGGCAATCCTGCTGCCCTCGGTTGGATGGGCCGTGGTCCAGCAAGAGTCGCTCATTGCGGTGATGGCGGTTCAGGTTGGCGCGATCATGCTTCATCTCCTGATCTGCTGGAGCATCCTCACACGAATTTTGCAGCTGAGCCTCGGCCAACTGCTCGCAGTTATGCTCCCTGCAGTAACGGCTGGCATCATCATGTACGCCGGCGTCGTCGCAACTATCACCGTCCTGAGCGATTCGAGCCCGTTCCTGCAGCTGTTGGCCGGCGTAGTTGCCGGGGCACTGCTATACGGCAGCGTTATCTGGGTATGGCAGCGTAAAATGCTGTTGCAGGGATACCGCCAGCTGCGTTCTGCTTTTTCCCCGCAACGGTCCTGACAAGCTATTTTCCGGCGTATCTCTCCACCAGATCACGCCAGCCAGTCATCATGCCTTCAACTGTGAAGTTGTCACAGATGCGCTGTCGTGCGGCCTGAGCAATCCGGCTGCGGCTGTCCGGTTCAACCAGCAGCCGTACTATTCCGTCAGCCAGCGCGTCTGTATCGCCTGCTGGTGCCAGCAGGCCGTCTACATCGTTACGAATCACCTCCGCGATGCCATCAACGGCACTGGCAACAACCGGGCACTCGCAGGCCATTGCTTCGAGTAGTGATAACGGCAACCCCTCCCAGCGCGAAGTCATGACGTAAACGTCACAGGCCGCGTAAACAACCGAAATATCGGATTGCCACGGCACCAGCACGAGGTTGCTCGCAATGTTGTACTTTCGTGCCAACTCCACAACGGCATCGCGGAGTGGCCCCTCCCCCGCCATTAGTACCTGCGTTTCGGGAACTCTTGCCAGGACCTGCGCCGCGGCCTCAACCAATCCGGTGGGATTTTTTTGCGTGTTGAACCGGCCAGCCCAGCCAACTACCGGCTTTCCCGGATCTAGTCCCAGTGCCAGGCAGGCAGCAGCATGATTGTTGCCCGTGCGGTAACGATCGGGTTCGATGCCCGTATAAATCACATCGATGTCATCGGCCGTCGCCACGCCATTTTCGATGATCTGCTGACGCATTGAACGGGTCAGCGCGACAATGCGACCACCCAGGCCGCTGCCGAAACGCTCGATCCACCGGTATACAACTGCCCTGTTGCCCTGCACGCGCCGCAGGAACGGCAGTGAGTGCTGCACATACAGCGTTGGTGTACCGCTCAGCCTTGCAGCAAGTCGGGTCAGCAAGCCCGCCTTGGCGCTATGCGCAATTGCGATCGACACCGAATTGCTGCGCATGTGTTGCCACAACCGAAAACCGACCACCAGGTCAGAAAGCAGGCTGACCTTGTAGCGATTCATGCGCAATGCCGTGACGTCCATCCCGAGGCCCTCGAGTTGCTTCGCGTAGGCTTCGCGACCTTCCGATAAGCACACAACGTGCACCCGATGGCCCTGCCTGGCCAGATACTCGCCAACCGCACGATTGTAGTTGGCCACCCCGCCGGTAGATTTGCTCACGCAGAGTATGTCGAGTGGCTGCGTCAAGCCCGTCACTCCGGCGGCTCGCGTCGGGCCAGTGTTTCGTACAGCGCCAAAACCTGATCGTGCATGCGCCGTTGACTGTATTGCTGTGCGACCAACCGGCGTCCCGCGGCGCCGAGTCGTGCGGCCAGGGCATCATCGCCGAGCAGCTGCCGAATCCGTTCTGCCAGCGCCGCCGGCTCGGCCGGTGGCACCAGCAGCCCGGTCGTACCGTGTTCTATGACACCAGGAATGCCACCGACTGCAGTTCCCACCACAGGACGGCACATTGCCAGAGCCTCCAGCAGGGCAACGGGCAGGCCCTCCCAGCGCGAGGAGAATACGATGATATCGAGAGCCGCCAGCACGGCTGGCATGTCGCGCTGCAGGCCGGCAAATACTGCTTTCTCGCCGAGGTTAAGCTTTGCGGCAAGCCGGGCCAGCCGGTTTCGCTCGATGCCGTCACCGACAATCACGAACCGCGCCCGCGGTTCCTGTGCACTAATCAGCGCAGCAGCCGCAAGAAAGGTAGCGTGGTCCTTTTGCGGATCGAGTCGGCCGATGATGCCAATCAGTGGCCCGGCTGAATCCCAGGGGTCGCCACTGGCCGGCTGCACTGTCGCCGGATCGAATCTTTGCAGATCAATGCCATTACAGATCGTGACTACCTTGTCGGCTGACTCCCCGGCAACGTTCACCGTGTAGTCGCAAACTTCCGATGACACAGCGATTATCTTGTGGCAGCCAGCCGTGCATGCTGCAGCAATCGCCGACAATGCCCTGTTGCTGCGCCAGGGGTCGATATTATGGGCAGTCGAGACGCGCACCGGCACCTGCATCAAACGAGCCGTAAGCTGACCTGCCAGGTCGCTCTTGCGCAGGTGAGTGTGGATTACGTTTGGCTTGAAACGGCGAATCAGGAGCGCCATGCGCAACAGCGCACCGGGATTTTTCAATCCATGCCGTGACAGCCGGTGCGGTGTAATGCCCAGTGCCGCAAACTCGCCGCGCAGCGGCCCGTCTGTGAAGTAAGCGATTTCAACCTGATGCCCCCTCGCGGTGAAATCCCGCGCCATGTCCAGCAGCAGGGTCTCGGCACCTCCGATCTTCAGACTATCAGTAACGTACAGGATCTTCATTGAGTAAGCGTTCAGTCACTTCGAACCAGCTCATGATAGAGCCGCTCCAGTTTTCCAGCGACGCTCTCCAAAGAGAAATACTCACCAACATGCATGCGCGCCCTGCTCCCGAGCGCTTCTCGCAGCACCGGGTCGTCCAGCAACGTCATTATCTGTTGCTTCAATACCTGCGGTGATTCGGGCGCAATGAGCAGCCCCGAATGGCCCGACGTGATCAGCTCCGGTGCAGCACCGACGTCCGTGGCAATGCATGCCAGCCCGGAAGCCATTGCCTCGAGTAGTGCATTGGAAAGTCCTTCAGCCACTGACGGTAACGCAAATATATCCGCCGCTCGCAGGTATGGGGCGACGTCAGCAACCGCACCCGTGAAAACGACGCCATCTGTGCCGGCCCGCCGCAGGAAGCTCTCCTGTTCACCGGTGCCAACGACCAGCAATGTTGCCAGCGGATCGTGCTCCCGTATTGCCGGCCACACGGTTACGAGATCCTCCACGCGTTTCTCCCGCGCAAGACGCCCCGCATAGACAACAATCGGTCCTGCCGGTAGCCCCAGCTGCTCACGCAGCGCAGCTTTCTCACCGGCTTCGATCGGGAAAAAGCGCTCGCAGTCGACGCCGTTTGGTATCAGGGCGCGGCGCTGTTTCACAACCCCGCGCGCTGCGAGTTCCTCATTGATCTCTTCGCTGATTACGACGAAGCGGTCAACTTTTTGACAAATCCAGCTGACCCGCTGGCGACCAAAGTTGCGCCGTTCCAACCACCGCAGGTCACCCAGCGAACCGCCGCGGACAACCTTGACTGCCACCGGAACTCGCAGCAAGCGTCTGGCCAGCAACGCAGTCGTGGTCGGTGAGAACAGGTCGTGGGCATGTATGACGTCCGGGGGATCGCGCTGCAGGTGTCGTAGCACGGCGACCGTATAAGACAGTGATCGCGCGGCTTTTGGGCCGGTTGCGCCCAGCCGGTGTACTGGCACACCCTCTATGTGCTCGAGGGCAGGCAGTCCTGGCTTGTGTCGTGCATAGACTGTGACCGACAGATTCCGGTCGCGCAGACGTGGTGCAAGCGATGCCAGTTGCCGTTCTGCACCGCCAACCTCCGGGTAATAGCCCTGGATCAGCATTGCCACTCTGATCGGCTTGTTGGCAGTCACTGGCGTAGCCACATCTTATATGGTCGGCGCGGCAGTCGCTGCGGCATACAGTTTGAGTTGGCTGTCGAACCAAACTGCCGGATCGTGTTGTTCTGCCACCCGCCGCCGCGCCGTTTCACCATAGTGCTGCCGCCGGCCGGCATCGTCCAACATGCCTCGAATAGCTTCGCGCAGCTGCTCAATATCGCCTGGCGGTACCAGTATGCCGGCACCGTCGCTCAATACGTTTGTCACTTCGCCCACGCTCGTTGCAACAACGGCGCGCCCGGCGGACATTGCTTCCAGCAGCGCCACCGGTAGCCCTTCCCAGTGAGATGACATGACAAACACATCAGCCGCGCCAAGGAGCAGTGCCACATCCTCACGCACCCCGAGCGCCAGAACCTGCGCTCCTGACTGCTCAATGACCTCGCGCAAATGAGCCATGTGGTGAGGTTGCCCGTCGCCGGCAATTGCGAGGAAATTTCCGCTACCCGGCACGCAGATCGGGGCGCAGGCAGCCACCAGGTCCTGATAAGCCTTTTGTGGCGCTACCATGCCTACTGCAAGTATCAGCCGGCTATCTGCTGCACCAAGCAATGACTGCTTTAGCTCGCGGCGTTGCTCGATCGAGCAGCCAGCGACCGGCTGCACCGGATTGGATAAAACCTTGCATGGCAGTGAGCCCAGCCACTTTTCGTGCGCTGTTGCGACCGACTGTCCCACCGCAATGACACAAGTGCAAAAGTGCCTTACGGCACTACGCCATACAAAGGCACGCAGCTTGCCCGGTGGCGTCGCAATGTTATGCAGGGAGCTTATAACCGGCGTATTTGTCATCCGGCCAACCACGGCGCCCAGAATGTCGGCGTGAAACAGATGGGTATGGATCACATCAAATTGCGCGGAACGAAAGAACCGCAGCATTTTCAGAAACCGCTTCACATTAAAAAGCCGTCGACCCGGAAGTACTACTACCCTGGCTCCTGCCGATTCCAGGCGCTGCACCAGGAACTGTCGCGGATTAGCCCACAGCACGATGACGGTTACGTCGGTCCCGCGCCTCCGTGCCTGTTCCGCAAACGTGACCAGCAAGGTCTGTGCGCCGCCGGCGGTGAGCTTATCAATTACCTGAGCGACTCTCACTCATGCCTCTCTGACTGGCACCGCGGGCAAGTGAACCTGGATAACCAGGAAGAAAGGTTGCGGGGCTGCCATTGCGTGTTTCAGTAGACTCAAGTTAAAACCGGATTCTGCCACCACCGGTCTCTGCCTCAGTCCCGGACCCGCTCCTTTAGCATTACGTCGGCTGGCGAAGCTGCCGCAAGGTAACGATCGATCTGCGCGCCAAAATACATCGCCATTTCCAGCCTGATCGACGACGAGACAATGGACTTCAGGCCGCTATGCCCGGCAATGATTCTCTCGTACATCACGAACTTTTCCAAGATATTGCGGGCACAATAAAAGTTGAGCACATGAATATCCGGAGTGGTATCTGCAAAATACCCAGCCAGAACATTCGCCCGAAAAGTACTGAGAATCGCGCTGCGGAAAAACTTACC is a genomic window containing:
- a CDS encoding glycosyltransferase family 4 protein; translation: MDDQQFVKIAYFHVFGKPPIEESVYRMLGASFPEFDVQSITLIPLLRRRPLVILGNFFAMIREYGLGSLKNYNSFKQAFLSTPYLFQKISELCRDAIVANKEHYVFSFQLQSLFDCSVPGIPNYVYTDHTHLLNHAYQGFSVRFKSERWLALEKKIYANATGIFTRSENVSQSLERDYECAPEKIECVYVGMNTPGPVGATAGISNNSKSILFIGSDWARKGGDILIQAFSQVLESHPDATLTIVGARPQVSVPNCRVLGRVPLEQIDKHYSRASLFCLPTLQEPFGVVLLEAMAHGLPVIATSIGAVPEVVTADTGILVPPHNVDALTAALNELLADPDRARKLGARGQRLVITRYNWTTVGAAIRHAILDDSEAPPAASASA
- a CDS encoding sulfotransferase, coding for MTENQSEPFFIVGAPRSGTTLLAVLLDRHPLLAIPPETQFYTEFVAKVDATFWQQECEQVVATALAHPRIADLQLDPVEVTGLLEQYGRSPAGLLRALLDCYSRKRGMARVGEKSPRHNEHVATILNDFPRARIVALVRDGRDVVNSMIKAPWAAPGNPRRFLLFCRDWMVQMRHVERNQQRVGSGCQLIVKYEDLLHNPEVELRQICRFLDTDYEPCMLDTSVKTAAVPEWESEWKSKATMGLDATRIGAWQRERTREQIWKMNTILGPMLRRHGYANTTLRDCPPLHRLKLMPYIALRWEPLRPFAVFLLRFGRKMMRIARPGR
- a CDS encoding lipopolysaccharide biosynthesis protein; protein product: MDNLKRSATRSVIWAYASRYSGKLLVFVSTLVLARLLLQEDFGVAGYALVVIAFLETISGLGIGPALIYQRDEPITRDTGFWLGLGAGLTLMTLTWLGAPLLATFFQDPRAADVSRVLALALPLSALGNIHVALLEKHLQFGKKLIPELTNSVVKVLFSIGFALFDFGAWSLIYGQLAGTAAGVATVWIVNPWRPSMRFEASAAHSLLNYGTRIIAVGILGFLVSNIGFFFVGRFMSAAIVGVYVLALRIPTVLIKESAQVINNVLFPVFTKIKDDTAKLGRGYLSVMRYFALLTVPLGLGLAAVAEPFVLSLLTDKWAEMIPVIRLAAIYVMLLSLGFNAGTVFKAVGRPGLIIRLSLLRLAILLPSVGWAVVQQESLIAVMAVQVGAIMLHLLICWSILTRILQLSLGQLLAVMLPAVTAGIIMYAGVVATITVLSDSSPFLQLLAGVVAGALLYGSVIWVWQRKMLLQGYRQLRSAFSPQRS
- a CDS encoding glycosyltransferase, translating into MTQPLDILCVSKSTGGVANYNRAVGEYLARQGHRVHVVCLSEGREAYAKQLEGLGMDVTALRMNRYKVSLLSDLVVGFRLWQHMRSNSVSIAIAHSAKAGLLTRLAARLSGTPTLYVQHSLPFLRRVQGNRAVVYRWIERFGSGLGGRIVALTRSMRQQIIENGVATADDIDVIYTGIEPDRYRTGNNHAAACLALGLDPGKPVVGWAGRFNTQKNPTGLVEAAAQVLARVPETQVLMAGEGPLRDAVVELARKYNIASNLVLVPWQSDISVVYAACDVYVMTSRWEGLPLSLLEAMACECPVVASAVDGIAEVIRNDVDGLLAPAGDTDALADGIVRLLVEPDSRSRIAQAARQRICDNFTVEGMMTGWRDLVERYAGK
- a CDS encoding glycosyltransferase, which produces MKILYVTDSLKIGGAETLLLDMARDFTARGHQVEIAYFTDGPLRGEFAALGITPHRLSRHGLKNPGALLRMALLIRRFKPNVIHTHLRKSDLAGQLTARLMQVPVRVSTAHNIDPWRSNRALSAIAAACTAGCHKIIAVSSEVCDYTVNVAGESADKVVTICNGIDLQRFDPATVQPASGDPWDSAGPLIGIIGRLDPQKDHATFLAAAALISAQEPRARFVIVGDGIERNRLARLAAKLNLGEKAVFAGLQRDMPAVLAALDIIVFSSRWEGLPVALLEALAMCRPVVGTAVGGIPGVIEHGTTGLLVPPAEPAALAERIRQLLGDDALAARLGAAGRRLVAQQYSQRRMHDQVLALYETLARREPPE
- a CDS encoding glycosyltransferase family 4 protein; translation: MTANKPIRVAMLIQGYYPEVGGAERQLASLAPRLRDRNLSVTVYARHKPGLPALEHIEGVPVHRLGATGPKAARSLSYTVAVLRHLQRDPPDVIHAHDLFSPTTTALLARRLLRVPVAVKVVRGGSLGDLRWLERRNFGRQRVSWICQKVDRFVVISEEINEELAARGVVKQRRALIPNGVDCERFFPIEAGEKAALREQLGLPAGPIVVYAGRLAREKRVEDLVTVWPAIREHDPLATLLVVGTGEQESFLRRAGTDGVVFTGAVADVAPYLRAADIFALPSVAEGLSNALLEAMASGLACIATDVGAAPELITSGHSGLLIAPESPQVLKQQIMTLLDDPVLREALGSRARMHVGEYFSLESVAGKLERLYHELVRSD
- a CDS encoding glycosyltransferase; translation: MRVAQVIDKLTAGGAQTLLVTFAEQARRRGTDVTVIVLWANPRQFLVQRLESAGARVVVLPGRRLFNVKRFLKMLRFFRSAQFDVIHTHLFHADILGAVVGRMTNTPVISSLHNIATPPGKLRAFVWRSAVRHFCTCVIAVGQSVATAHEKWLGSLPCKVLSNPVQPVAGCSIEQRRELKQSLLGAADSRLILAVGMVAPQKAYQDLVAACAPICVPGSGNFLAIAGDGQPHHMAHLREVIEQSGAQVLALGVREDVALLLGAADVFVMSSHWEGLPVALLEAMSAGRAVVATSVGEVTNVLSDGAGILVPPGDIEQLREAIRGMLDDAGRRQHYGETARRRVAEQHDPAVWFDSQLKLYAAATAAPTI